A single region of the Vicia villosa cultivar HV-30 ecotype Madison, WI linkage group LG4, Vvil1.0, whole genome shotgun sequence genome encodes:
- the LOC131597448 gene encoding uncharacterized protein LOC131597448 has product MMQQMLQQNQIMMQIMQGMHGQQPPAPVPVPQAATGPDFRAFFRMDPLEFVGGLDSLLAHDWLASMERVFQAIQCTEDEKVIFATQKLKGPTLRWWNTASTYFTTQEIPKDWQHFKVAFLEKYFPSSVRTQKEQEFQNFKQGNMSVSEYTEKFEDLADYS; this is encoded by the coding sequence ATGATGCAGCAGATGCTGCAGCAGAACCAGATAATGATGCAAATCATGCAAGGTATGCATGGACAACAACCTCCTGCTCCAGTTCCCGTTCCTCAAGCTGCAACTGGACCAGACTTTCGTGCCTTCTTCAGGATGGATCCTCTAGAGTTTGTTGGCGGACTTGATTCTCTATTGGCTCATGATTGGTTAGCTAGTATGGAGAGAGTGTTTCAGGCCATTCAATGTACTGAAGATGAAAAGGTGATCTTTGCTACTCAGAAGTTGAAGGGACCGActcttaggtggtggaacactgcatCTACTTATTTCACCACACAAGAGATTCCTAAGGATTGGCAACATTTCAAAGTTGCATTCTTGGAGAAGTATTTTCCTAGCAGTGTAAGGACTCAAAAGGAGCAAGAATTTCAGAACTTCAAGCAAGGCAACATGTCTGTTTCAGAATATACGGAGAAGTTCGAAGACTTGGCTGATTATTCCTAA
- the LOC131597449 gene encoding uncharacterized protein LOC131597449 — protein MICLRADIAHSVSQREFITYAECLRQSYVAENSLKRVQEERDQNRTNYKEQGRTTQHLRPRNSPSKKKQGYGDQTTQPPFCYKCKKRHFGDCKSVAVTCFECGEPSHISRFCSKKKIPEKTTDRVYILDARKAKGKNNLIAVTSLPEPMVISSATDDTVEARLICKDCSVSFNGRDFPIDLIFLPLKRLDVILGMDWLSLNLVYIGCKEKAIFIPAEETSSDDAITKLVEGTINPVNYLFSQERSFLLVLSKEPSVRVKLSEIPVVCKFSNVFPEDITSLPPIREAEFSIDLVPGTTLVSITRYRMSPIELRELKSQLEELPAKHFIQPSFVVIFIDDILVYSRTSEEHEEHLRIVLSTLREKQLYAKFSKCEFWLSEVSFLGHVISGGGVAVDPSKVEAVVNWD, from the exons ATGATTTGTTTGAGGGCTGACATAGCTCATAGTGTGTCCCAAAGAGAGTTCATTACTTATGCTGAATGTTTGAGACAATCCTACGTTgctgaaaacagtttgaagaggGTTCAAGAAGAAAGGGACCAAAATAGAACTAACTACAAAGAACAAGGGAGAACTACTCAACACTTGAGGCCCCGTAACTCTCCGTCAAAGAAGAAGCAAGGTTATGGTGATCAAACAACTCAACCTCCTTTTTGTTATAAGTGTAAGAAGAGGCACTTTGGGGATTGCAAATCCGTTGCAGTTACTTGTTTCGAATGTGGTGAGCCAAGTCACATATCCAGATTCTGCTCCAAGAAGAAGATTCCTGAGAAGACTACGGATCGTGTGTACATTCTAGATGCAAGAAAGGCCAAGGGAAAAAACAAtctcattgcgg ttaCTTCATTACCCGAACCTATGGTCATTTCTTCGGCAACGGATGATACCGTGGAAGCTCGACTGATTTGTAAAGATTGTTCGGTGTCTTTTAATGGTCGTGACTTCCCGATTGATCTGATTTTCTTACCCCTTAAGCGGCTCGATGTCATTCTGgggatggattggttgtctctAAACTTGGTGTATATTGGTTGCAAGgagaaggccatattcattcctgcaGAAGAGACTTCTTCTgatgatgcaattaccaagttggTAGAAGGTACGATCAACCCGGTcaattatctcttttctcaagaaagatcctttcttttagttctttccaaGGAACCTTCTGTAAGGGTGAAATTGTCTGAGATTCCGGTGGTGTGCAAATTTTCTAATGTgtttcctgaggatatcacttctcttcctccgatAAGGGAAGCGGAATTTTCAATTGATCTTGTTCCTGGAACAACCCTAGTATCCATTACTCgttataggatgtctcctattgaactcagagaattgaagagcCAGTTAGAAGAACTTCCAGCTAAGCATTTCATTCAGCccagt TTTGTAGTGATTTTTATTGATGACATCTTGGTGTATTCTCGTACTTCCGAAGAGCATGAAGAGCATTTGCGGATTGTGTTGTCTACCCTTCGAGAGAAACAATTATACGCCAAGTTtagtaagtgtgaattttggctatctgaagtaagttttcttggtcacGTTATCTCTGGTGGAGGCGTGGCAGTagatccttctaaagtagaagcagtgGTGAATTGGGATTGA
- the LOC131597450 gene encoding uncharacterized protein LOC131597450 has translation MIKDNLKKAQDRQKNYADKRRRPLEFEVGDHVYLNVTPRLRLGGPFKTHKLSPRYVGPYQIVSRVGEVAYELALQLSVSELHDVFHVSQLRKFVPDAFHPIIPDSVLVEPDLSYDLQSCRILEHASKSLRTKEMPLVKVQSDETRPEEATWELESEMRESYPHLFWSEGKVLLLKTYSKGLKVFGLYSRVRMRLRGIGFAELCERLGQQHILGALWTQFGGNEAYV, from the exons ATGATCAAAGATAATCTTAAGAAAGCCCAAGACCGACAAAAGAATTATGCCGACAAACGGAGGAGGCCATTAGAATTTGAAGTTGGAGACCACGTGTATTTGAACGTCACACCGAGGTTGAGAttgggaggaccgttcaaaaCGCATAAGCTCAGTCCAAGATACGTGGGACCTTATCAGATTGTGAGTCGGGTAGGCGAAGTAGCCTATGAGTTAGCATTGCAACTTTCAGTATCCGAActacatgatgtgtttcatgtatctcagCTCCGAAAGTTTGTGCCTGATGCTTTTCATCCTATTATTCCGGATTCTGTTTTGGTGGAACCAGATCTCTCCTATGATCTTCAATCTTGTCGTATCTTGGAGCATGCTAGCAAGTCTCTACGGACTAAGGAGATGCCCCTAGTGAAAGTGCAGTCGGACGAGAcgcgtcctgaggaagctacATGGGAGCTTGAGTCAGAGATGCGAGAATCCTACCCTCACCTATTCTG GTCTGAAGGGAAAGTTTTGTTGTTGAAAACTTACAGCAAGGGTTTGAAAGTGTTCGGTTTATACAGTAGGGTGAGGATGAGGTTACGAGGAATTGGTTTTGCAGAGCTTTGTGAAAG GTTGGGGCAGCAGCACATTCTTGGAGCTTTATGGACACAATTTGGAGGGAATGAAGCATATGTTTAA